Proteins from one Mobula birostris isolate sMobBir1 chromosome 10, sMobBir1.hap1, whole genome shotgun sequence genomic window:
- the LOC140204169 gene encoding centrin-2-like isoform X3 has protein sequence MLQTPVYKKTPLSATVQRKKPGPKPEISEDQKQEIREAFDLFDTDGIGSIDVKELKVAMRALGFEPKKEEIKKMIAEIDKEGTGKIDFNEFLAAITQKMAEKDTKEEILKAFRLFDDDETGRISFKNLKRVAKELGENLTDEELQEMIDEADRDGDGEVNEQEFLRIMKKTSLY, from the exons ATGTTGCAGACCCCTGTGTATAAAAAAACTCCTTTGAGTGCAACAGTTCAGCGGAAGAAGCCTGGACCAAAACCAGAAATTTCTGAAGATCAAAAGCAGGAAATAAGAGAAGCATTTGATTTGTTTGACACAGATGGTATTGGATCTATTGACGTAAAAGAACTAAAG GTTGCAATGAGAGCTTTAGGATTTGAACCCaagaaagaagaaataaagaaGATGATTGCAGAAATCGATAAGGAAGGCACTGGGAAGATTGACTTTAATGAATTTTTGGCTGCAATCACACAAAAAATG gcTGAAAAAGATACAAAGGAGGAAATTCTGAAAGCCTTTAGGTTGTTTGATGATGATGAAACTGGACGAATTTCGTTCAAAAACCTGAAACGTGTGGCAAAGGAACTTGGGGAAAACCTTACAGATGAAGAGTTACAG GAAATGATTGATGAAGCAGATCGAGATGGAGATGGGGAAGTGAATGAGCAAGAATTCTTACGAATAATGAAAAAGACAAGTTTATACTAA
- the LOC140204169 gene encoding centrin-2-like isoform X2: MAAKTPVYKKTPLSATVQRKKPGPKPEISEDQKQEIREAFDLFDTDGIGSIDVKELKVAMRALGFEPKKEEIKKMIAEIDKEGTGKIDFNEFLAAITQKMAEKDTKEEILKAFRLFDDDETGRISFKNLKRVAKELGENLTDEELQEMIDEADRDGDGEVNEQEFLRIMKKTSLY, from the exons ATGGCTGCAAAG ACCCCTGTGTATAAAAAAACTCCTTTGAGTGCAACAGTTCAGCGGAAGAAGCCTGGACCAAAACCAGAAATTTCTGAAGATCAAAAGCAGGAAATAAGAGAAGCATTTGATTTGTTTGACACAGATGGTATTGGATCTATTGACGTAAAAGAACTAAAG GTTGCAATGAGAGCTTTAGGATTTGAACCCaagaaagaagaaataaagaaGATGATTGCAGAAATCGATAAGGAAGGCACTGGGAAGATTGACTTTAATGAATTTTTGGCTGCAATCACACAAAAAATG gcTGAAAAAGATACAAAGGAGGAAATTCTGAAAGCCTTTAGGTTGTTTGATGATGATGAAACTGGACGAATTTCGTTCAAAAACCTGAAACGTGTGGCAAAGGAACTTGGGGAAAACCTTACAGATGAAGAGTTACAG GAAATGATTGATGAAGCAGATCGAGATGGAGATGGGGAAGTGAATGAGCAAGAATTCTTACGAATAATGAAAAAGACAAGTTTATACTAA